The following proteins are encoded in a genomic region of Micrococcaceae bacterium Sec5.8:
- a CDS encoding DUF3073 domain-containing protein: MGRGRQKAKATKQARDIKYYSPNTDYTALQRELKSSEVRAPSRFSSEPVEPDYSAYVDKYADDVEEDDDEVHTRRIG, encoded by the coding sequence ATGGGGCGCGGCCGTCAAAAGGCAAAAGCTACCAAGCAGGCTCGGGACATCAAGTACTACTCCCCGAACACTGACTACACAGCCCTCCAGCGCGAGCTGAAGAGTTCTGAGGTCCGTGCGCCGAGTCGTTTCTCGAGTGAGCCTGTAGAGCCGGATTATTCGGCCTATGTTGATAAGTACGCGGACGATGTGGAAGAGGACGACGACGAGGTTCATACCCGTCGGATAGGTTAG
- a CDS encoding septum formation family protein, translating to MTEENDGPGDAGTPGMRPAAADGDRSAPAVPAGAPIVPPQPATPPHPSAPPTPAVPDAAPSKVTDPGGRVRRQTPVRTGAAVAAVAAVAAVAVVAGLLVWWLVTMNGGTQLPGADTSAAAPASSEPASRGPLPLESVGPLDFQLGDCFKDFDAEAPTSTVVDCSTGHSAQLVAAEHYGDGDSYPGRDPLKQKALDACKAAPLTEKQAAYVLSYKLAYPSSTSWDKGDRRVDCYVTADTGNVIMESLIP from the coding sequence GTGACCGAAGAGAACGACGGCCCCGGCGATGCCGGGACGCCTGGGATGCGCCCCGCAGCAGCAGACGGCGACCGGTCCGCCCCCGCCGTTCCGGCCGGCGCACCCATAGTTCCCCCGCAACCAGCGACGCCGCCGCACCCGTCGGCGCCGCCAACGCCGGCGGTCCCGGACGCTGCTCCTTCGAAGGTTACGGACCCCGGCGGCCGGGTCCGTCGTCAGACACCCGTGAGGACCGGCGCCGCCGTGGCCGCCGTGGCCGCCGTGGCCGCCGTGGCCGTCGTGGCTGGTCTGCTGGTCTGGTGGCTGGTCACCATGAATGGCGGCACCCAGCTGCCCGGCGCTGACACCTCCGCCGCAGCTCCGGCGTCGTCCGAGCCTGCAAGCCGGGGACCGCTTCCGCTGGAAAGTGTGGGCCCCCTCGACTTCCAGCTCGGCGACTGCTTCAAGGATTTCGACGCGGAAGCGCCCACGTCAACGGTGGTCGACTGCTCCACTGGCCACTCGGCCCAGCTGGTCGCGGCCGAGCACTACGGCGACGGCGACTCCTATCCGGGCCGGGACCCGCTCAAGCAGAAGGCCCTGGATGCGTGCAAGGCAGCGCCGCTGACGGAGAAGCAGGCCGCCTACGTGCTGAGCTACAAACTGGCCTACCCGAGCTCCACGAGCTGGGACAAGGGTGACCGCCGCGTGGATTGCTATGTCACCGCTGACACCGGAAACGTCATCATGGAATCGCTGATTCCCTAG